From a single Azospirillum sp. TSH100 genomic region:
- a CDS encoding lysozyme codes for MRTLPQAAVDLAKQAEGLRLTAYPDPASGGDPWTIGYGHTGPDVHRDLTITADRAEQLLLADLDTAAAVVDRAVTVDLTDNQRAALTLFVMNVGAGRKAKGKDAGKDGFVTLKSGQPSTMLRKLNLGDAAGAAAEFAKWTRGAGKVMPGLVKRRAAEAALFLADEVHPVSRGAEPAPAPAPVTRSAAGVSGLGALGLTGVAAALDQARDVSTAARGLLESLPAGGLGWAVAVLLAGAVVILLLRQRADQRRAAA; via the coding sequence ATGCGTACGCTTCCCCAGGCCGCCGTCGATCTGGCCAAGCAGGCCGAAGGCCTGCGCCTCACCGCCTATCCGGATCCCGCCAGCGGCGGCGACCCCTGGACGATCGGCTATGGCCACACCGGCCCCGACGTCCACCGCGACCTGACCATCACCGCCGATCGGGCCGAGCAGTTGCTGCTTGCCGATCTCGACACGGCCGCGGCCGTGGTCGACCGCGCCGTCACTGTCGACCTGACCGACAACCAGCGCGCCGCCCTGACCCTCTTCGTGATGAACGTCGGCGCCGGCCGGAAGGCCAAGGGCAAGGATGCCGGAAAGGACGGGTTCGTCACCCTGAAGTCGGGCCAGCCGTCCACCATGCTGCGCAAGTTGAACCTTGGTGACGCTGCCGGCGCAGCGGCCGAGTTCGCCAAATGGACCCGGGGTGCCGGCAAGGTGATGCCCGGACTGGTCAAGCGCCGGGCGGCCGAGGCGGCGCTCTTCCTGGCTGACGAAGTCCATCCGGTCAGCCGCGGTGCCGAGCCGGCGCCGGCGCCGGCGCCGGTGACGCGGTCGGCGGCCGGGGTCAGCGGGCTGGGCGCGCTGGGGCTGACCGGTGTGGCGGCGGCGCTGGACCAGGCGCGCGACGTCTCCACCGCCGCCCGAGGCCTGCTCGAGAGCCTGCCCGCCGGCGGGCTGGGCTGGGCGGTGGCGGTGCTGCTGGCGGGCGCCGTGGTGATCCTGCTGCTGCGCCAGCGGGCGGACCAGCGCCGGGCCGCGGCATGA
- a CDS encoding acyl-homoserine-lactone synthase — protein sequence MHTVTVTWKSIPRYGELWLQSHQLRHAAFIGRLGYDVPSHDGIEWDQFDTPRAAYIIVEDQGNCAAVCRLVPTTAPYMLRDVFPQLLPYAPPERPDVWEASRIAVDANRPAAAREAALKALIVGVQQFGLDHGIRHYLGLMPVPIFKRTLMRHGVDVRILLDAAQAIDGIATAAGEIMVSQATVDRLVPMPAAVAA from the coding sequence ATGCACACCGTTACTGTTACGTGGAAATCCATCCCCCGTTATGGCGAGCTGTGGCTCCAATCCCACCAGCTCCGCCACGCCGCCTTCATCGGCCGCCTCGGCTACGACGTCCCCAGCCACGACGGAATCGAGTGGGACCAGTTCGACACCCCGAGGGCGGCCTACATCATCGTTGAGGATCAGGGGAACTGCGCGGCCGTCTGCCGCCTGGTGCCGACCACCGCACCCTACATGCTCCGCGACGTCTTCCCCCAGCTCTTACCCTACGCGCCGCCGGAGCGGCCGGACGTCTGGGAGGCGTCGCGCATCGCCGTCGATGCCAACCGGCCGGCCGCGGCGCGTGAAGCGGCGCTGAAGGCGCTGATCGTCGGGGTCCAGCAATTCGGGCTGGATCATGGAATCCGCCACTATCTCGGCCTGATGCCGGTCCCCATCTTCAAACGGACCCTGATGCGCCACGGGGTCGATGTCCGGATCCTGCTGGACGCCGCACAGGCGATCGACGGCATCGCCACCGCTGCCGGCGAGATCATGGTCAGCCAGGCCACGGTGGACCGCTTGGTGCCGATGCCCGCGGCCGTGGCCGCATAG
- a CDS encoding autoinducer binding domain-containing protein, with amino-acid sequence MWQAIQAFLEGTPGISSEDELFQRFESVASEIGYPYYAFGALWGDPEAFADRPAPAVRLNYPEAWIGHYFAQGYDKIDPVVLMSPYALNSVTWDELRPYRPTFFDDAATHGLRAGISVPLRAISGCYVLCFASGDKRKIGSAERNRMELLAHGFFAAYQRVRQLHRVEHGLSDNTVSVIRLSMAGLSVEEIAERLSLSKPGVYWCIKDAKKRLKCSTQAQVYLKAIQLGIVAL; translated from the coding sequence ATGTGGCAAGCAATCCAGGCCTTCCTTGAAGGCACCCCGGGCATAAGCTCGGAAGATGAACTGTTTCAACGCTTTGAAAGCGTAGCGAGCGAGATCGGCTACCCTTACTACGCCTTTGGAGCGTTATGGGGTGACCCGGAAGCGTTCGCCGACCGCCCGGCGCCGGCGGTCCGGCTGAACTACCCGGAGGCCTGGATCGGCCACTACTTCGCCCAGGGTTACGACAAGATCGACCCGGTGGTCCTGATGTCTCCCTACGCGCTCAACTCCGTAACCTGGGACGAGCTGCGACCGTACCGGCCCACCTTCTTCGATGATGCTGCGACACATGGTCTCAGGGCCGGCATCTCGGTCCCGCTGCGGGCAATCTCCGGCTGCTATGTGCTGTGCTTTGCCAGCGGAGATAAGAGGAAGATCGGGTCGGCCGAGCGCAACAGGATGGAGCTGCTCGCCCATGGCTTCTTCGCTGCTTACCAGCGGGTGCGCCAGTTGCACCGCGTCGAGCATGGGCTGTCCGACAACACGGTATCGGTGATCCGCCTGTCGATGGCCGGCCTGTCCGTCGAAGAGATCGCCGAGCGGCTCTCTCTGTCCAAGCCGGGCGTCTACTGGTGCATCAAGGATGCGAAGAAGCGCCTGAAATGCTCCACCCAGGCCCAGGTCTATCTGAAGGCGATCCAGCTCGGAATTGTTGCCCTGTAG
- a CDS encoding helix-turn-helix transcriptional regulator has protein sequence MSMSDVTEFRARLGERIAATADKFETRQAAAEAAGITTEQLRKWIAGTVKTPIEGLWRLAQESGTDFAWLCSGTPENLPIRLNDGAVQPAVLRDVLRALATVIASEGVTFAPDRFAELVFALHDWAVDQRLQTAMAVDLKGLAHVIRLAAAKG, from the coding sequence GTGAGTATGTCAGACGTAACGGAGTTCCGTGCGCGGCTGGGCGAGCGCATTGCTGCGACAGCCGATAAGTTTGAAACCCGTCAGGCTGCGGCCGAGGCGGCGGGGATCACCACCGAGCAGTTGCGCAAGTGGATCGCCGGCACGGTGAAGACCCCGATTGAGGGATTGTGGCGCCTGGCACAGGAGAGCGGCACCGACTTCGCCTGGCTGTGCAGCGGTACGCCGGAGAACCTGCCGATCCGCCTCAACGATGGGGCCGTCCAGCCGGCGGTCCTGCGCGACGTGCTGCGCGCCCTCGCCACCGTGATCGCCAGCGAGGGGGTCACCTTCGCCCCAGACCGCTTTGCCGAGCTGGTGTTCGCCCTGCATGACTGGGCGGTCGACCAGCGGCTGCAGACCGCCATGGCAGTCGATCTGAAGGGGCTGGCCCATGTCATCCGGCTCGCCGCCGCCAAGGGATAG
- a CDS encoding ogr/Delta-like zinc finger family protein translates to MCPHCGTRCATVRTRQVTALYREVVYRCRNADCEYLFIAGITAIREIWPSKRPNPEIMIPSGQPPARAPSRA, encoded by the coding sequence ATGTGCCCGCATTGCGGCACCCGGTGCGCCACCGTCCGGACGCGACAGGTCACGGCTCTCTACAGGGAGGTTGTGTACCGATGCCGAAACGCGGACTGCGAGTACCTCTTCATCGCCGGCATCACCGCGATCCGGGAAATCTGGCCGTCGAAACGGCCGAACCCAGAAATCATGATCCCGTCCGGTCAGCCGCCTGCCCGCGCTCCATCCAGGGCTTGA
- a CDS encoding Bro-N domain-containing protein, whose translation MSAHLTPFLFEENHLLRSLMIDDEPWFVAVDVCRALGIANSRDAVNKLDDDEKGVGLTDTPGGQQEMAVISESGLYTVILRSRDATTPGTLSHRFRRWVTAEVLPAIRRTGAFRPQPQPLDLEARREATRLARELVKETNPAIRRMLHAMLVDTTARIGVAAPALEALGRDGPSPSPLAAQLFLAIRAAEGRGLRLNHSADPTLLAVNLNELNRHAASGALAIGANGDMRRALKRESRFRGIRTVRSRITGATIKAWVFAHDE comes from the coding sequence ATGAGCGCGCACCTGACACCTTTCCTGTTCGAGGAAAATCATCTTCTTCGTTCGCTGATGATCGATGACGAACCATGGTTCGTGGCCGTGGACGTCTGCAGAGCGCTGGGGATTGCCAACAGCCGCGATGCCGTCAACAAGCTTGATGACGATGAAAAGGGTGTCGGTTTAACCGACACCCCTGGTGGCCAGCAGGAAATGGCCGTCATCAGCGAAAGCGGTCTTTACACAGTCATCCTTCGGAGCCGCGACGCAACAACGCCGGGTACCCTGTCCCATCGATTTCGGCGATGGGTCACCGCCGAGGTGCTGCCGGCGATCCGCAGGACTGGGGCCTTCCGGCCCCAGCCCCAGCCGCTCGATCTCGAGGCCCGGCGCGAAGCCACGCGCTTGGCGCGCGAGCTGGTCAAGGAAACCAACCCGGCAATCCGCCGCATGCTCCACGCCATGCTGGTGGACACCACCGCGCGCATCGGCGTGGCGGCGCCGGCGCTGGAAGCCCTCGGCCGCGACGGTCCCTCCCCTTCGCCTCTGGCCGCCCAGCTCTTCCTGGCGATCCGCGCGGCCGAGGGCCGCGGCCTGCGGCTGAACCACTCGGCCGACCCGACGCTGCTGGCGGTGAACCTGAACGAGCTGAACCGCCACGCCGCCTCCGGCGCCCTGGCGATCGGCGCCAACGGCGATATGCGCCGCGCCCTGAAGCGGGAAAGCCGCTTCCGCGGCATCCGGACAGTCCGCAGCCGGATCACCGGCGCAACGATCAAGGCCTGGGTGTTCGCCCACGATGAATGA
- a CDS encoding toprim domain-containing protein, with amino-acid sequence MYPDAFGRINERFPSTTEAPNATADAYMSHVRHLDIRGIRSWYRQGHFRHKYGNRTTATVVFDVAEGIWMERLIEPVTIQEPGDEPEKRKAHFVGKHGGLWWQPPDLQLVDGEELWLVEGCIDAIALALNGIKAVATLSAGNYPAKMLAALAERGIRPTLVWALDNDRTGRKYTQAHVKAAREAGFCCKAALIPQHGQAKRDWNDVHNAGELEEQDLLTYRYHGDLLLAPSAHEAGLLTWQHSKKKLGSFSLEFGTRTWWWHLPEDTFMRLRKELMEAEDPLTSEEADYEAARRCGQVNDIANCTFQFLYFQKLELTNESWYYARIRFPHGVYEIKDTFTGAQVASGSEFKKRLLGIAPGALFTGATWQLNWIIKHHLDAIRIVQTVDFIGYSKEHRAWIFNDLAVTGAKVYPINDEDFFEIGKLSVKSLNQSLKLHIGTQRSYRSDWIELVWEAFGPRGIVAAAFWLGSLFAEQIRELHKSYPFLEVVGEAGAGKSTLIEFLWKLVGRNDYEGFDPNKSTLAARARIMSQVANLPVCLIESDRGDDAKQKQFDWDELKTAYNGRASRARGVANGGNDTNEPAFRGSVVVSQNAPVNASEAIMQRLIHLKFRTGGHTRQSKVAADTLASMPVEEVSYFALQATLAEDKVMRTVAEKTPDYEAELGKHPEIRSNRIAKNHGQLMALVDALADLTGMEHDWRDKTLALLVESAVERQQAIASDHPIVDEFWDAVEFMGLAALDHARSKDGIIALNLNQVMAQAQKAGQAMPTLLELKRHLKDARSRPFIEIKTVRSELPGFETVKCWIFKAPKEDRL; translated from the coding sequence TTGTACCCCGATGCCTTCGGCCGGATCAATGAGCGCTTCCCGAGTACCACGGAAGCGCCCAACGCCACGGCCGACGCCTACATGTCCCATGTCCGCCATCTGGACATCCGGGGCATCCGTAGCTGGTACCGCCAGGGTCATTTCCGGCACAAGTACGGCAACCGGACGACGGCCACCGTTGTCTTCGACGTCGCCGAAGGCATCTGGATGGAGCGGCTGATCGAGCCAGTCACCATCCAGGAGCCTGGGGACGAGCCGGAGAAGCGCAAGGCCCACTTCGTCGGCAAGCATGGCGGGCTGTGGTGGCAGCCGCCCGACCTGCAGCTGGTCGACGGCGAGGAGCTGTGGCTGGTCGAGGGCTGCATCGACGCCATCGCCCTGGCGCTGAACGGCATCAAAGCGGTGGCCACCCTGTCCGCCGGCAACTATCCGGCCAAGATGCTGGCGGCCCTGGCAGAGCGGGGCATCCGCCCCACCCTGGTCTGGGCGCTGGACAATGACCGGACCGGTCGGAAATACACCCAGGCCCACGTCAAGGCTGCCCGCGAGGCCGGCTTCTGCTGCAAGGCCGCGCTGATCCCCCAGCACGGCCAAGCCAAGCGGGACTGGAACGACGTCCACAACGCCGGCGAACTGGAGGAGCAGGACCTCCTCACCTATCGCTATCACGGCGATCTGCTGCTGGCGCCCAGCGCCCATGAGGCCGGCCTGCTGACCTGGCAGCACTCGAAGAAGAAGCTGGGCAGCTTCTCGCTGGAGTTCGGGACCCGCACCTGGTGGTGGCACCTGCCCGAAGACACCTTCATGCGCCTGCGCAAGGAGCTGATGGAGGCAGAGGACCCGCTGACCTCGGAGGAGGCTGATTACGAGGCGGCCCGGCGCTGTGGACAGGTCAACGACATCGCCAACTGCACATTCCAGTTCCTGTATTTCCAGAAGCTCGAACTGACCAACGAGTCCTGGTACTACGCCCGCATCCGCTTCCCCCATGGCGTCTACGAGATCAAGGACACCTTCACCGGCGCCCAGGTGGCGAGTGGGTCGGAGTTCAAGAAGCGGCTGCTCGGCATCGCACCGGGCGCGCTGTTCACCGGCGCCACATGGCAGCTGAACTGGATCATCAAGCACCACCTGGACGCCATCCGGATCGTCCAAACCGTCGATTTCATCGGCTATTCGAAAGAGCACCGGGCCTGGATTTTCAACGATCTGGCGGTGACCGGCGCCAAGGTCTACCCGATCAACGATGAAGACTTCTTCGAGATCGGCAAGCTGTCGGTGAAGTCGCTCAACCAGTCGCTGAAGCTGCACATCGGCACCCAGCGCAGTTACCGCTCGGACTGGATCGAGCTGGTGTGGGAGGCCTTCGGGCCGCGCGGCATCGTGGCGGCCGCCTTCTGGCTCGGCTCCCTGTTCGCCGAGCAGATCCGGGAGCTGCACAAGTCCTACCCGTTTCTCGAGGTGGTCGGCGAGGCCGGCGCCGGCAAATCCACCCTTATCGAGTTCCTGTGGAAGCTGGTCGGCCGCAACGATTACGAGGGCTTCGACCCCAACAAATCGACCCTCGCGGCCCGCGCCCGCATCATGTCGCAGGTGGCCAACCTGCCGGTCTGCCTGATCGAGTCCGACCGCGGCGACGATGCCAAGCAGAAGCAGTTCGATTGGGACGAGCTGAAGACGGCCTACAACGGCCGCGCCAGCCGCGCCCGCGGCGTCGCCAACGGCGGCAACGACACCAACGAGCCGGCTTTCCGCGGCTCGGTTGTCGTCAGCCAGAACGCGCCGGTGAACGCCTCCGAGGCGATCATGCAGCGCCTGATCCATCTGAAGTTCCGCACCGGCGGCCACACCCGGCAGAGCAAGGTGGCGGCCGACACCCTCGCCTCGATGCCGGTGGAGGAGGTGTCCTATTTCGCCCTCCAGGCCACCCTGGCCGAGGACAAGGTGATGCGGACGGTCGCCGAAAAGACGCCGGACTATGAGGCGGAGCTGGGCAAGCACCCGGAAATCCGCTCCAACCGCATCGCGAAGAACCATGGCCAGCTGATGGCGCTGGTCGACGCGCTCGCCGATCTGACCGGGATGGAACACGACTGGCGGGACAAGACACTGGCCCTGCTGGTGGAGTCCGCGGTCGAGCGCCAGCAGGCAATCGCCAGCGACCATCCCATTGTGGACGAGTTCTGGGACGCGGTGGAGTTCATGGGCTTGGCCGCCCTCGATCATGCCCGCAGCAAGGACGGCATCATCGCGCTCAACCTCAACCAGGTGATGGCCCAGGCCCAGAAGGCCGGGCAGGCCATGCCCACGCTGCTCGAGCTGAAGCGGCACCTGAAGGACGCGCGGTCGCGTCCCTTCATCGAAATCAAGACGGTCCGCTCGGAGCTGCCCGGCTTCGAGACCGTCAAGTGCTGGATTTTCAAGGCTCCGAAGGAGGATCGGCTGTGA